TCACTTTCTTCACTGGTGATTCCAATAACTCCATAGTCTTTTGACATCAGACGGTCCACAAATTGTTTAACTTCTATATCATACATCATGTTGGTGGCGTTTCCATTGGTCCCGTGCAAGAACCAAACAACTCCTTTCAGTTTATCTTTGGACGGTAAATAAATTTGGATTCTCTTGTTATTTTCTTTGGCCTTGATGATCGTTGGCGTCAATCTCATATCATCTTCCAACACAGCATAGTTAGCACGAATGCTGATATTTTTACCAGGCATGGTACATACTGTATGGTATTCTTCTGGAGACTCCAGGTTTTCCACATCACCCGACCAATGGGTAAACACCATTCCATCTTTCTGTGCAGCCCAGACGTGCACAACCTCAGCTTCCTGATAAAATCCGTCTCCATATCCATCTTGTACGACCAGTTCAAAATCTTGGGCTCCATGATCTTCAAGTGTATATTGTTTCATCCATTCCCAATGAAATCGAGGTGAATCAAACGGATGGTTATCACCATTGGGATAGCTGTGGGCAAGACCTCTGACAAAAATATATTTAAACTCGTAACCCTTTTTCGCTGTATTGGTTTTTGGCAAGTAGGTCGCGACCATTACCCGATTGGTGTCTCCCTCTAAAGAGAAGGTATCCTGCAATTCAAAATATTTTTTGTGGGCTTCTGCAATTTGGTACAATCTTCCATTTTTATAAGGGAGACCAGGAGTACTGATTAGATAGGAGAACAGAGAGAGCGGAGCCGGTTCTCCATCCACTCCGGGACCGTAATCACGATCACCTAGCTGATAGAGCACGGGCAATTTTCTGATTGGGGTATAGTTGGTATCTATAAAAAAGCTAGAGGCATTCTGTGCTACCGCCGCCAAAACATCCCCCATTTCAATGCTGCATTTGGCAGCCATGTTGCCACCGTTTGAAAAGCCGTTTAGGTAAATTCTCTGTGGATCAATATTGGCTCTTTGACGAATGAGTTCAATGATCTTTCTTAAGAACAGAATATCGTCCTTTGGATCTTGCCCCGACTGAAATACAAATGAAGCATCCGGAGGGGTATTCCATTTGGTGGTGACCTTATCTCCTTCGTTGTCTGTAATTCTATATCGCAATGCGGAAGGAAAAACTGCAATAAAATTTTCTTCTTCCGCAAGCTCTTTCCAACCATGCGCATTGTAAAAGACTTCTCCATCTCCACCTGTCCCATGGAGCATAAACACCAGGGGAACAGCAATATTTGATTTATAGCTTAGGGGCACATGAACAAAAAACTCTCTTTCTACTCCTTCAGACATCAGGGTAATACGGCTTTTGCCATAGGGTATTTCCTGAGAAAAGAGCAGTAATGAGGCCCAAAGTGAAAACAGCGCGGTAGTGATGGTTTTCATTGTATTTTAGTTTTATAGATAGGTCAAAGTTAGTGAAAGAAAATAAGGAAAAGTATTTTTATTGAATTTTGGCTAAATATCCAAAATTGTATTTTTTAAACACTCCAAATGAAATTTCGATTTGATTTCAGATGATGATGAGTTTCTAAAATTGATATGGCATGCCACGGCATCGCTTTTACCAAAAGCAAGGATGGCTTTTGGTTCATCCTAAATTTTGAATGGACAGTTTTACACCTTAAATCTTCCTCAATAAAACTTTAATCTAAGGAATCTAATTTTTTAAAAAGTTTGAAACTGAATTCACAAATTGATCCTTCTGATCTATATGGATCCAATGGCCTGCTCCATTAAAAATTTCAAGTTGCGATGATTGAATATTTTTTTTCAATTGTTCATTGATGCATTGACAATGGTTGTAAAGGACCCATCGGTATATCAGTGAAGTGGAGAAGGTGAGTCCTGAGAAGCAACAATCACTGGCCAAATCATCCATCCATAAAAATATGAGAAAGTTTCATCTAGACATAACACCTGTAAAAAAGCGTAAGATTAAATCCAGTTAAGCTCTAAATGATAGACCTGAATTATTTCATTGCTCGAATGATCAATTATACTTGAAGTAATTATATTATTTTCTCACTCGATTAAAAATGACGGGTCAGAACTTAAATCAGAAATAGGTATTGCATGAATTTTGGGCAAAAGTCTTCCTCGATAATCTTGGTTTATGAATATGGACTTGATTAAATCAATATTTTAGACCAATTAGCCGGAGAATAGAGATGTTTTAATGGATGAACACATATCTCCATTTTCATCATCTTCTCATTCCAATTCTCCACGAACTCTAAAATCCATCAGCCGATTTTCACCGAAGTCATCGTCAATGAACCAGCAATTGCTTTGTCATTGAATAAACTAAGCTCCTCATTTTTATTTCTTAAAGCCAATGAGTAGAGCAAAGGCAGGTAATGTTCGGGAGTGGGTATGGCCAATTCGAATGCTCTGCCCTGTGAGCGAAACTGAATCAGCGAATCATGGTCGCCATTCAGTATAAATTTGTTCATTTTTTCTCTTGCTTCCATTGCCCAGTCAAAACCGTATTCAGAGTCATTGAGTCTATCCCATGCCACCATCCGAAGATTGTGCACCATGTTGCCGCTTCCGATCACCAATACACCTTTTTCACGAAGCGATTTTATTTCCTGCGCCAATTCGTAATGATATCGCGCGGGTTTGTTGTAATCCAAACTCATTTGGATCACCGGAACGTCTGCATTCGGATACAAGTGTTTGATCACACTCCAGGCCCCGTGGTCAAGTCCCCATTTATCATCCAAACCAACTTCGGTTTTTTTAACAAGCGCCTTGGTATCCTTTGCCAATGCAGGACTGCCTGGAGCAGGGTACCGCACCGCAAAAAGTTCTTTGGGAAAGCCACCAAAATCGTGGATGGTTGGAGGATTCTGCATGGCAGTTACAAATGTGCCGTTTGTTTCCCAGTGGGCTGAAATACATAAGATGGCATTGGGCTTTGGAATTTCTTTGGCGACATTTCTAAAGCCTTTTACAAATTCGTTTTCTTCAATGGCATTCATCGGACTGCCGTGTCCAAGAAACAATACAGGCATTTTGTCTGTATGGCCCATAGGTTCAGTCATTTTGGAAAGTTCATATAGTTTCATGGTTGCTACTGTTAAGGGTCCCGCTGTAATGAGCGGGACCAATGATTTTAAAAATGTTTTTCTGTTCATTCCTTTTTTCTTTTGAATAAGTCAAATACTCAGCGGATTTTATTTTTCCGCCTGCATACGCTCCATTTTTGCTTAAGTTTAATTTGAATGTTTGATAAGTTCACCATATTTGCCGGCATGAAAATCTCTGAAAGCCTCAGCAATTTCAGCTTCCGAATTCATCACAAAAGGGCCATGTGCAACAATTGGCTCGGTGTATTTTTCTCCACCAAATAAAATTAGATCGACAGCTGAATCGAAGGGATTGTTTATTTCAATGATTCCCTCTTCTCTTCCAAATTCAATAAATTCACCAGATTTATAATTAGTATCGTTGATGACAACATCGTGCTCAGGTAGAAATGCAGCGTATTCCAAATCATTTTCAGTAGAAATTGAACATTGCTTTCCTCTTTCCAAATGAAGATGATAAACAAACTGTTTGGAATAATTAGGAATTTTTGACTTTAAATGTTCGAATTCACCAACAATTACTTTCAACCAGGATCTTTCATCATCTATAATGTATTTTGGAACTTCCTCGGCTGCTATCGAAAGATATTCAGGTGGCTCTGCTTTTATTTTGGCAGGCAGATTAATCCAAAATTGAAAACCGTGGGTCATTCGATCGTCTGTTTTGGAATCCACTTTAAATGTTTCATCGTGGACAATTCCGTTTCCTGCTTTCATCCACTGAGCACCACCTGAATGTACTTTGGCATGATTTCCTCTGCTGTCAAAATGTTCACCTTCACCTTGCAATATATATGTCAGGGTGGCAATTCCCCTGTGAGGATGCGGTCCTGTACCTGAATTCATGAACTCTTTATTATATGGGTGTTTGACGGGAGCAATGTGATCCAGAAATACAAAAGGGCCGACAGCATCCGCATATCTGTTGGGTAAAATACGTAATATGCGAATGTCGCCAATGTCGGCTCTTTTTCCCTGGGCGGAGAAACTTATTTTCTTTTTATCCATGACTTTTCAATTTTATACATTCTAAATAAATCAACACCTAAACAACTTAAATATTTCCATAAATGTTTGATTCACCTCCATCAATTGCAATAGTCTGTCCACTGACATAGCCATTGTCTTCACTCAGTAGGAAGGAGACCAGTTTGGCCACCTCATGCGGTTGTCCTAATCGTTTGGTAGGATTGCGTTGTGCGTACTCATTTTCTGCAGCTTTGGGGTCAGACGGATTTACTTGCCTGAAGGCTTCAGCCACCATTGGGGTGAGAATGGCTCCGGGAGCAATGGCGTTTGTAAGTATTCCATCCCTGCTGTATTCCAATGCTGCGTTTTTTGTCATACCTGATACAGCGTGTTTACTTGCCACATAAGGCATCTGATTGAGAACACCGCGAATACCACCCACAGAAGCTACATTCACGATACGACCATACATTTGTTTTTGCATTACAGGAATGACATATCGCAGACCATAATAAACACCCATGAGATTGATGTCGATGACCTTCTTAAAGATGTTAACATCGTATTCAGTGATGCTAGCTTGTTTGCCTTCAATTCCGGCGTTGTTGTATAGTCCGTCAATTCTGCCAAAGGTTCTAACTGTCTCATCCACATAATTTTTGACAGACTCTTCGTTTGAAACATCTGCTACAAAGGTGATAATTTTTACATCAGGAAACTCTTTTGAGATTTCCATTTTGGCTGTTGCAAGACTTTTTTCATTGTAGTCCACCAGAGCCAGATTGGCTCCTTTGGAAGCCAATTCTTTTGCTGTTGCATATCCAAGTCCTAAACCGGCGCCCGTAATTATAATTACTTTATTTTTCATGTTTTTTAATTTTTATTGTTGATTTACAAATTGAAATTCTCCTGCTATTTTCACTTCTTCACTGACTAAAACACCACCTGTTTCCAAAGCGGCATTCCAGTTTAAGCCCCAATCTTTTCGGTTTATGATTCCCTGAATGGAGTAACCCGCTTTTTGATTTCCCCAGGGGTCTTTGTGGATGCCTCCGTATTCCACATCAAATTCGACTTCTTTGCTAATTCCTTTGATGGTCAGCATGCCCTTCAATCGAAAATCTCCATTTTGTTTTTTTGTAAAGGAAGTGCTTTTAAACTTAAGTTCCCTGTGGTTTTCCACATCAAAAAAGTCCGCTGACTTAAGGTGTCCATCCCTTTGTTCGCTGTTGGTGTTGATGGACGATGCTTCTACCCTTGCAGCAATGGATGATCGCTCGAGATTGTCATCCTTTAAGTCGATCGAGAAATTATTAAATGACCCTTTCACGTTGGAGATCATCATGTGCTTTACTTTAAAAGTAAGTTCGGAGTGGGTAGGGTCTAAGACCCATTTTGTTTTTGATCCTGTTGCCATCTTTTTTTGTTTTTAAATGAATAAAATAATTGACAATGCAAAGATGGGGGCATTGAAAAGCCAAAAGGTATCGGTATTTGGAAAATAGGTTGTAAAATCAGGAAAGCAGGGTTTTCATCTCTTCCCGAAATTCAGAAGGGGTCTGCCCCGTTCGTTTTTTAAATACGTTGGTAAAGTAAGCTTTCTCATTAAAGCCCAGATCAAAACCAATTTCTGAGATGTTTTTGTCGGTATGCGTCAGTTGGTTTTTGGCTTCGATGAGCTTCCGGGTTTCAATGATTTCGCTGACAGTTTGGTGAAGTATGTTTTTGCAAATCAGATTTAAATTTCTGGAGGACATAAATAGTTTTTCGGCATAAAATTCAACCCCAAGCGGTCGGTGATAGTTCTCTTCCAAGATTTTGAGAAAATTTTGAAAAGTGTTGTTTTGTGTGAGATTCCACGGCTCCTGATTGACAACCATTTTTTTTCTTTCCGATTCGATCATGATAAAAAGGGCACTCAGTAAATGCTTTACCACACCGAGGTCCGGGTTTACTTGTTGCATTTCTCCATCAATGATCTCACAGAGGATTACAAGACGATGGAAGCAACTTCCGGCTTCCAATTTTAGACTTGCGTGGTCGTGATAGTGTGCGTATAATTGGAAAGTGATTTCCGGAATAAACTCGCTTTTAAAGCGGAGCACCCACATAGCGCATTTTCCTTGGACCGGCTTTGGGATGACCCGATGTACCTTTCCTTTGGTCACGAAACTGACCAGAGGTGCCTCCAGACTGGTGGTTTTGAAGTCTATAAAGTGCTCCAGTTGCCCTTCTGTTCCAATGATCAATTCCTCAAATTCATGTTTATGCGGTTCGTCCGGACTGGCCGATATTTTGTTTGCTTCCGCTACATCCACTTTAAATATTTTGAAAAGTTGGTTCATTGATTTAATATCGTTCTTTTTTTCAATAAAATAGTCATTGTACAGCAAGTGCAGTTTTTACCAGGAATAGATCGTATTTGTACAAATGTACAATTTCAGAAAACATTGCGCGAAGAATGTAGCAGAATAAAAACTGGAAAGAAAAAATGTTAGCTTATTTATTTTACATTTAACTGTCTATTCGATCGTTGGATGTAATTTAATCTTAAAACACGCATCTATATAATTTTGCCATTGTCACCTGCTCAGATTAGTAACACCCTAATTTAAAAACAATTGAATCTTAAAAGGAGCAAATCCAATGAAGGGTTCATTTGATGAAATACCAGTCTTTCGTGAAAATTCAATACATTCACTATTCACTTTTCTCCTCTCCTTTGAAGGTATATTGGATGTCGTCTTGTCCGGCTTTTATCCAGACATATTTACCGCTGATTGAGCTTCCAGCTACCTGACCTTCCCAATCCATTTTGCCTTCTTTTTCACTGGTAAGTGTAAATTTGAACATACCAGATTCATCCACTGAGTATGGAGCTTTTCCAAAACCCCACTGGGTGCAGACGTCATTTTCGACCTGACCTTCGGCAAACATCATGTTTTCAGTGCCCTCCATTTTTCCTCCGGTAGAGGTTTCAATTTTGAATTTGCGACCGTCCAGGCTCATTTTGGCTTTTGAATTTTGGGAATTACAGGAAAAGCCGAGTAGCAATACCAGAAATAAAATCAGATTTTTCATTTTGCTAAGTTTTAATTAAAAAAGAAGAAAGATACAACTTTTAGAAAATAGAATTGAAATATAAATGAGATGGACATTTTCCCGCGGTATTTGCCAGAATAAAGTTTATTATGATTTGACAAGGGAGCTATCTCAGATTAAACAATTCTAATTATTGCATGAAGCTCATTTTCAAAGTTGGGGTCCTTTGTCGACAATTTCGATTTAATCTTAAAATGTACCCAAATTCCATTCACTTTTTTTTCAAATTCATTTCACTTCGAAATGGGAATCTTTTATTTGATGTAGGAATTCCGTTTAAAACTATTTAGCAGCCTGTGCAATGACAATTGCATGTACCCTAGCGGCAAAACATGTTGCAAGCTCTTTACTTTCAATCATTTCAATGTGTATTTGCCATTTCTGTGGGTATTAAATTCCTATAACATTAAAAGCATGGAGAGACTCATGGCTATCATTAAACCATCTTCAATGATTGTAACTGTACTCATTGGCAGATTAAAGACTGCTCCCAGACAGGCACATTGAATTTTCTTTTTGTTAAGTACCGTTTGCAACACGCCAATTATACTTATCGACATTACCACCGATGTAACCAGGTTGGTTACAAAAGGATTGAAGTTGACCAGATATGCTATTCCTAGACTCAGTTCAATAAAAGCATAAACGTAGGCCCAGGAGGGTATTTTTCTTGCGATCACATCATACATGGCATAGCTTTCCGCAAAGTTTTTCAGATTTAGCATTTTAAAGAATGAAAACACCAAAAAGAAACCAGCCATAAAGTGTCGCATCCACTTCATGTAATCAAAATCTTGACCAGCTATCTGAATGATGAGGCTTACTGCTAAAATATACAAAAAAATGAGCAAGACAGGTT
This window of the Saprospiraceae bacterium genome carries:
- the ygiD gene encoding 4,5-DOPA dioxygenase extradiol; the protein is MNRKTFLKSLVPLITAGPLTVATMKLYELSKMTEPMGHTDKMPVLFLGHGSPMNAIEENEFVKGFRNVAKEIPKPNAILCISAHWETNGTFVTAMQNPPTIHDFGGFPKELFAVRYPAPGSPALAKDTKALVKKTEVGLDDKWGLDHGAWSVIKHLYPNADVPVIQMSLDYNKPARYHYELAQEIKSLREKGVLVIGSGNMVHNLRMVAWDRLNDSEYGFDWAMEAREKMNKFILNGDHDSLIQFRSQGRAFELAIPTPEHYLPLLYSLALRNKNEELSLFNDKAIAGSLTMTSVKIG
- a CDS encoding pirin family protein, producing MDKKKISFSAQGKRADIGDIRILRILPNRYADAVGPFVFLDHIAPVKHPYNKEFMNSGTGPHPHRGIATLTYILQGEGEHFDSRGNHAKVHSGGAQWMKAGNGIVHDETFKVDSKTDDRMTHGFQFWINLPAKIKAEPPEYLSIAAEEVPKYIIDDERSWLKVIVGEFEHLKSKIPNYSKQFVYHLHLERGKQCSISTENDLEYAAFLPEHDVVINDTNYKSGEFIEFGREEGIIEINNPFDSAVDLILFGGEKYTEPIVAHGPFVMNSEAEIAEAFRDFHAGKYGELIKHSN
- a CDS encoding SDR family oxidoreductase; protein product: MKNKVIIITGAGLGLGYATAKELASKGANLALVDYNEKSLATAKMEISKEFPDVKIITFVADVSNEESVKNYVDETVRTFGRIDGLYNNAGIEGKQASITEYDVNIFKKVIDINLMGVYYGLRYVIPVMQKQMYGRIVNVASVGGIRGVLNQMPYVASKHAVSGMTKNAALEYSRDGILTNAIAPGAILTPMVAEAFRQVNPSDPKAAENEYAQRNPTKRLGQPHEVAKLVSFLLSEDNGYVSGQTIAIDGGESNIYGNI
- a CDS encoding YceI family protein — encoded protein: MATGSKTKWVLDPTHSELTFKVKHMMISNVKGSFNNFSIDLKDDNLERSSIAARVEASSINTNSEQRDGHLKSADFFDVENHRELKFKSTSFTKKQNGDFRLKGMLTIKGISKEVEFDVEYGGIHKDPWGNQKAGYSIQGIINRKDWGLNWNAALETGGVLVSEEVKIAGEFQFVNQQ
- a CDS encoding helix-turn-helix transcriptional regulator; translated protein: MNQLFKIFKVDVAEANKISASPDEPHKHEFEELIIGTEGQLEHFIDFKTTSLEAPLVSFVTKGKVHRVIPKPVQGKCAMWVLRFKSEFIPEITFQLYAHYHDHASLKLEAGSCFHRLVILCEIIDGEMQQVNPDLGVVKHLLSALFIMIESERKKMVVNQEPWNLTQNNTFQNFLKILEENYHRPLGVEFYAEKLFMSSRNLNLICKNILHQTVSEIIETRKLIEAKNQLTHTDKNISEIGFDLGFNEKAYFTNVFKKRTGQTPSEFREEMKTLLS
- a CDS encoding cation transporter, with the translated sequence MTHKYQITGMTCTSCEAKVKSALLMVENVSAVEVSVLDNSAIVTMDKHIALADLQKALDSKYQISSFDHNETFEMAKSWFESYKPVLLIFLYILAVSLIIQIAGQDFDYMKWMRHFMAGFFLVFSFFKMLNLKNFAESYAMYDVIARKIPSWAYVYAFIELSLGIAYLVNFNPFVTNLVTSVVMSISIIGVLQTVLNKKKIQCACLGAVFNLPMSTVTIIEDGLMIAMSLSMLLML